One stretch of Aquimarina sp. Aq107 DNA includes these proteins:
- a CDS encoding helix-turn-helix domain-containing protein, whose protein sequence is MTSIKTYKLTDEIDNHIVFDIKKMEDIYDEKAGKADLPHRHDFYIIILVSKAKGAHIIDFNEFILKDQQAFFLSPGQVHQIKEEQKSYGWVITFSQQFLVKNNINYRFIEDINLFQDYGYTPPLSLNNEQLKQLNFYSSQIFETHHSDSKFKLEAIGALLKLFLIYSNNVCAIHPKDPQQLQAGSMILKEYKNLVEQHFFEWHKVHQYAKVLHVTPDHLNRTIKSLVGKTAKEYLQSRIIIAAKRLLSFSDKTTKEIGYDLGFSEPANFSNFFKKCTNITPSNFRQKS, encoded by the coding sequence ATGACTTCTATTAAGACGTATAAACTTACTGATGAAATAGATAATCATATAGTGTTTGACATCAAAAAAATGGAAGACATTTATGATGAAAAGGCTGGTAAAGCAGATTTACCTCATAGACATGATTTTTATATTATCATTTTAGTTTCTAAAGCTAAGGGTGCACATATTATAGATTTCAACGAATTTATACTAAAAGACCAACAAGCTTTTTTTCTAAGTCCAGGGCAAGTCCATCAAATCAAAGAAGAACAAAAATCGTATGGTTGGGTAATTACATTTTCCCAACAGTTTCTAGTAAAAAACAATATCAATTATAGATTTATAGAGGATATTAATCTTTTTCAGGATTATGGCTATACTCCTCCACTTTCTTTAAATAATGAACAATTAAAGCAATTGAACTTTTACAGTTCACAAATCTTCGAAACACATCATTCTGATTCCAAGTTTAAATTAGAAGCGATAGGAGCACTTTTAAAACTTTTTTTGATTTACAGTAATAATGTTTGTGCTATTCATCCAAAAGATCCGCAACAATTACAGGCGGGATCCATGATACTTAAAGAATATAAAAACTTAGTAGAGCAGCATTTTTTCGAATGGCACAAAGTACATCAATATGCTAAAGTATTGCACGTGACTCCGGATCACCTAAACAGAACTATAAAATCACTTGTAGGGAAAACTGCAAAGGAATATTTACAATCTCGAATTATTATAGCTGCAAAAAGGCTATTAAGTTTTTCTGACAAAACGACAAAGGAGATTGGATATGATCTTGGGTTCAGTGAACCAGCTAATTTTAGTAATTTTTTCAAAAAATGCACAAATATTACTCCTTCAAACTTTAGACAAAAAAGCTAA
- a CDS encoding GTP cyclohydrolase — protein sequence MIIRLAETNLKTKFGEYREILFYDGQKESFALVMGDVKDQADVLCRVHSSCIFAHHFNSIECDCREQMEISQQIIQKEGTGIIIWLEQEGKSNGHYALLKSIEHKKRGLSQPEAYEAAGFKKDARDFSPAAKILTDLGVTSITMLTNNPKKVANLSELGITVTGTQPTVL from the coding sequence GTGATTATTAGATTAGCAGAAACTAACCTTAAAACCAAATTTGGAGAATATCGTGAAATTTTATTTTATGATGGTCAAAAAGAATCTTTTGCACTCGTTATGGGAGATGTAAAGGATCAAGCAGATGTATTATGTAGAGTTCATTCCTCTTGTATTTTTGCACATCATTTTAATAGTATAGAATGTGACTGTCGTGAACAAATGGAAATTTCACAACAAATAATTCAAAAAGAAGGAACGGGAATTATTATCTGGTTAGAGCAGGAAGGTAAATCTAATGGACATTATGCACTATTAAAAAGCATTGAACACAAAAAACGTGGTCTATCGCAACCAGAAGCATATGAAGCGGCAGGATTTAAAAAAGACGCCAGAGACTTCTCTCCTGCTGCTAAAATCCTAACTGATCTTGGAGTTACTTCTATAACCATGCTAACTAACAATCCTAAAAAAGTAGCTAACCTGAGTGAATTAGGTATTACCGTCACAGGCACGCAACCTACAGTTTTATAG
- a CDS encoding NAD(P)H-dependent oxidoreductase — MKLLESLNWRYATKKFDPNRTISESDLVKIKEAISLSASSYGLQAYKILIVTNPEIRQKLQPKSWGQTQVVDASHLIVFCNYTTVNEKIIDDYLKLKADTQELNLDNLKRYGDFMKSKITELPSEVMKAWTAKQTYIGLGNLLAACAELKIDACPMEGFEPEAYNEILGLSEKGLSAAVIATIGYRSEEDLTQHDTKVRKPLNELFETI; from the coding sequence ATGAAATTATTAGAAAGCCTAAATTGGAGGTACGCCACCAAAAAATTTGATCCAAACAGAACAATATCAGAATCTGATCTCGTAAAAATTAAAGAAGCAATTTCTCTTTCAGCCTCATCTTATGGTTTACAAGCATATAAAATATTAATCGTAACAAATCCAGAAATTCGACAAAAATTACAGCCTAAATCATGGGGACAAACGCAAGTTGTAGACGCATCACATTTAATTGTATTTTGCAATTATACAACTGTAAATGAAAAAATAATCGATGATTATCTAAAGTTGAAAGCTGATACACAAGAATTAAACTTGGATAACCTAAAAAGATATGGTGATTTTATGAAATCTAAAATTACGGAATTACCTAGTGAAGTCATGAAAGCTTGGACTGCAAAACAGACCTATATTGGATTAGGAAACTTATTGGCTGCCTGTGCAGAACTTAAAATTGACGCCTGTCCGATGGAAGGTTTTGAACCCGAAGCATATAATGAGATATTAGGTTTATCCGAAAAAGGACTTTCCGCGGCAGTTATTGCCACAATTGGATATCGTTCTGAAGAAGATCTAACTCAGCATGATACAAAAGTGCGTAAACCTTTGAATGAATTATTCGAAACTATTTAA
- a CDS encoding pirin family protein, with amino-acid sequence MKTIMHKSNTRGTANFGWLNSHHSFSFGSYYNPERMNFGALRVLNDDTVSAGMGFGKHPHDNMEIISIPLEGDLEHKDSMGNTTVIKEGDIQVMSAGTGVFHSEYNKNTDKKVKFLQIWVTPNQKDVTPRYDQVTIDKENIKNNLYQILSPNKEDDGVWVHQNAWFHIGSLEKDSTHTYTLKNKENGVYVFMLEGNISIEGTVLDKRDGLGIWDIEQLQIRSNESSKILLMEVPITQ; translated from the coding sequence ATGAAAACGATCATGCATAAATCAAACACAAGAGGAACAGCAAATTTTGGCTGGTTAAACTCCCATCACTCTTTTAGTTTTGGAAGTTATTACAACCCAGAAAGAATGAATTTTGGTGCACTTAGAGTTCTTAATGATGACACAGTCTCTGCAGGGATGGGGTTTGGCAAACATCCACACGATAACATGGAAATTATCTCTATACCTCTTGAAGGTGATCTAGAACATAAGGACAGTATGGGGAATACTACTGTAATTAAAGAAGGTGATATTCAGGTAATGAGCGCTGGTACAGGTGTATTTCATAGCGAATACAATAAAAACACTGACAAAAAAGTAAAGTTTTTACAAATATGGGTTACTCCCAACCAAAAAGATGTAACTCCTAGATACGATCAAGTTACCATAGATAAAGAAAACATAAAAAATAACCTATATCAAATATTATCCCCAAATAAAGAGGATGATGGTGTATGGGTTCATCAAAATGCCTGGTTCCATATTGGTAGTTTAGAAAAAGATAGTACACATACGTACACACTAAAAAACAAAGAAAATGGCGTATACGTTTTTATGCTAGAAGGAAACATTTCTATAGAAGGAACAGTATTAGATAAAAGAGATGGGTTAGGAATCTGGGATATAGAACAACTTCAAATTAGATCAAACGAATCTTCTAAAATACTATTGATGGAAGTTCCTATCACACAATAA